TTAAGGTAGCTCTTGAACTCCTTCCATGCAGGGGGAAGCTTTTCAATTAAAGCAGCAACTTCGAAGGTCTCACTCAGGATCATTCCCTCAGAGGAAATGTCATGTAAGATTAATTGGAATTCCTGAGCTTGACTAATCACAGTCTTGGAATCTACCATTTTATAGTCAAGGAATCACCCAACCACAAATTTCTTTGTGCCAGCATCCTCGGTTCTATATTTTCGGTCTAAAGACTCCCAAAGTTCCTTAGCCGTCTTCTTTGTAGAATAAACTTCATACAAAGAATTTTCTAGACCATTCATAACAAAGTTACGACATAGAAAATCAGATTTGATCCAATCATTGACAAAGTTAATGACTTGGATATCATCCTCATTTTCTTTTAGCTTATGTTCGCTATCAGTAACGAATCGCGCAAGATTCATGGTGGTCAGATAGAACAACATCTTTTGCTGCCACCTTTTGAAATTCTGCCCATTGAATTTATCAGGTCTTTCCCCAAAGCTCAAAGGATGGCTCGTATTAACCGAGGCCGGAACCGCTTGGATATGAGCTTGAATTGCCTGAACTGGGGTCTCAGCTGACACCTCATTATTCCCGCTATTTTTGGTTTGTTTCAGTTGTCATTTTCTGAAATCACAAAACCAACAATGTTATTTTCCTGACACCGGAAAATTATACGGGTTTGCTTAGatcaaacttaaagaaaaatTCTTAGGTTAGCCTGGAAGGGTTAAAAACCCAACCATTCGTGGTCTAGCCTCTCGTAGAATATTTCTTTGAGTATTTATCCAGCCTCAAATATCTCTACTAGATAATTTCCAAAGAATACTAGAAGAAGGGTCTAGCCCCTGCCTCAGCAGTCtagtttctttgaaaatattcagttcccagaacttctctagtgagatttaagttcaaacgaacttTTCACAATAACAATATCTTTCAACATATAGATTTAGAAATATCACTAATagatatattcaaatattatatttaaacaataatttgtTTTAAGATTGTTAGACAAAACATATcttatataatacttgaataaacacAATATGATAAAAACAATAATTATATCTATATCTACtaaaattaaagatacataaatattataaatataaataacttataatatatataacaatattataattataaataacttataataaataacttataatatatataacaacataatatatataacaatataatattataattataaataatataatataaataacttataatatatatataacaacataatatatataacaatataatattataattataaataacttataatatatataacaatattataattataaataacttataatttatatataacaatattataattataaataatataatataaataacttataatatatacatatataacaacataatatatataacaatataatattataattataaataatataatatatataacaatgatATAAAAGCCGAGGCCTGTGTAACACACAATTTCCTTAAAACAAGATTCGCCGctcccaggatacaacggtgaacgacaaataactcaattacttcgccgaaccaaatatacccgaactctatcactataaaacatataactaaaatcataatataaatataatatcataatataaatataattgaatataattatataccttaaaataaggaattttttatgtgttttaaacAACAAGGCTATATTCCATTATATAGCccttggaaaagaagtaaaaCAATTTACAACCAATGTGGGACAAAAAATCTCAAAGcttttttcattcaaaaaataTCCAACACAAAGTTGACTGAGATGAGAGAAAGAAGGGGGCGAggtggtgatttttttttataattaaaaaatatatgtaaataaaaaataacggagctaattaattcaaacatCAGTTAAATGTGTAGCTGTAGTTTTAATTGAGTTGTTAAAATGTGATTGGAAGGACAGGGAAAGAGATAGGAATTTGGATAGGTGATTTTTTGTCGTCTTGGTGTTAACCATTGGGTGGTAGATGTTTTGTGTCTGGTGTTTGTTGATTGGTCTGGCTTAGGCCTTCTACGTGTGGCTCACTGGTGTGTAGCTTGAGTTCTGGAGTTCCGTTTCTATTGCTGTAATGTTTGAACCTTGGTGCTTTTGATTTATCAGTGAATTTGGCCCTTCTCTTTAAAGGGGCTAATtccagaaaaaaaaaactaataataagCCACTGAGAAACCAACTATATTATATCTAtacattaaaaataattattgaaGTGAACATGATTGTAGGGttttgaaagaaagaaaaaaagaaaagaagttaCGTTACAAAAATGAAATATGTGATGTAGAGATGAGATTGATAGTAGCAAGAGGTAGCTAGCGATATTGCCTTGGGAAAGGGAAGCATTCCATTGTCATTCGTCATATTTGTATTGTATTCTTTTGGTGGAAGTTTTCAATTAATTTCTATGAATTTGGAAACGCTGAAATTTTAGACCACATTCAAAGCAAAAGCGACTTATGCACAAATTATAccctttcttctcttcttttctcttattATTAGCATCaattatataatatgtatatttaAATAGGAAAAATATTATCCTCAAAATCAAATCTCTTATTTTACTTTAAGTAGGTTTTAGCCTTCTTTGCTTTCTCACATATAAAGCATTTCTTTCTATATTGAACTTATTTTATACTCGGTTTGAGTTTGACcaaaaaagaaaggaaggaaaaaataagagatagagagggagaatATTCTTAAGAAAGCAAAGCTATTTAAACCATATATTCAATGCTCTTTATGGAATTGCAATTCCGTTGGCAAAAACCACGGTCGTCCTAATTGAAATACAATTTAATGCCCACCTTCAAAACCACGTTAGATATGAATGATATAAAACAAAGGATCAAATtagaattttgaaaagaaaaaaaaatccatataaaaaaaatcatttagtAGCAAACATGATTATCTAAACACCTATGATATTTGCTCGTAGGTATTAAATGTGGTCGAATATGCTATTTTACGAATAAATTttctttattaattatatattaaaactATTAATTTCTACTAATTAGCCTATAGTATTTTGTATGATTGATTTTACAAATAATAAACGCGTGTATTATACCTAGCTGTCCACCATCCACTAAGCTCCACGTAAGTACTCTTCTAAGATAGAGGCAAAACAAATTCGCAAAAAGAATTGCcatttatattttttgaaaaattaaaaaaaaattgccatTTCTATTTATATGAGAaaacttttatgtttttgttttttttttaattaagagaaaataaggaAACTTACCATTGCTATATAAAGGAATTATTCTTGATTTATTTTTGGAGTGTTTGAAAGAGTGAGGAGTGTTGTATACGCGGAAGAGTCCATAAACATATATATGGATATGTAGGTGAAAGTGTGTTCCTTTTCTTCCACTGAACGCGGCGACTTTTCTTTCTCTTCACACTATACACACAcgctttctctctttttttttctcactACCAAACTCAATAACCCAATCAAATCAAATAAAGTCTATCCAACATTCTTCTCAATTCAAACCCATTCCGCATTCCGATTAACTCTCAAACAAGATTATGCTCCGCTCCTGTTATCGCCCTATAGAGCGCTGCTTCGGCCGTTGGTGTACCGGCGGTGGTACCGATGGCCTTCTTTGGCATACAGACTTGAAGTCCCACGCCGCCGGTGATTACTCGATCGCCGTCGTTCAAGCCAATTCTAGCCTCGAGGATCAGAGTCAGGTCTTCACTTCTCCCTCTGGTATCTATGTGGGTGTCTATGACGGCCATGGTGGACCTGAAGCTTCTAGATTCGTCAACAAACATTTATTTCCTTATTTACAGAGTAAGTTTCATCTTTTTCAAATCTTCAAGATCGTTTCATCCGAAATTTGTGtgttgttataattattatttcttattatTCCATTGAAAATGCGACTAGGAAGGGTTTTGGAGTTTGAGTCACTGGATTAGGTTTTGAGTAAGGATTTTGTAATGCAATTAGAGAAAGCTTtggattttttgttgttgttgataTTATTGAGAATTGGGTTGTGCTTAATGGTGTCGTTTTGTTCAATTTTATAGAGTTTTCTATGGAACAAGGAGGATTGTCTACAGATGTCATAAAGAAGGCATTTAGTGCCACTGAAGAGGAGTTCTTGCGTTTGGTGAAGCGATCATTTCCGGCAAGACCTCAAATTGCCTCGGTTGGGTCATGCTGTCTTGTTGGTGCCATTTCAAATGATGTTCTGTACGTGGCCAATCTTGGGGATTCCAGAGCAGTCCTCGGCCGGAAAGATTCGAACACGAAGAAAACTCAGGTAGTGGCGGAGCGGTTGTCTACTGATCATAATGTAGGGGTTGAGGAAGTGAGGAAGGAGGTTGAAGCACTTCATCCTGATGATTCTCATATTGTGGTATATACCCGTGGAGTTTGGAGAATAAAGGGTATTATTCAGGTATGTAGGGGGCTGCATAGTTACACTTGGTTTTGTTTTTGGTAGTTTAGCATAAGAGATTAAAGTGACATAATCAATAAGAAAAGGTTTTGTATGCATGTCAAACTTTTCTGTTACTAAATGCAGTGTTGAGTTTTAAACTAAAACGATAAGTGGTGAAGTTTAGTACTTTAAATTTTTTGATTATTGATTCAATGTAAATTTAATTGATTGATATTTTCATGTCATGTAATCTGATGGAGAGAATGTTCTAAGTCATTTCTTGTTTCCTTAGGTGTCAAGGTCTATTGGTGATGTGTACCTAAAGAAGCCTGACTTTTATAGAGACCCGATTTTCCAGCAATTAGGAAACCCTATTCCTTTGAAGCGACCTGTAATGACAGCCGAACCTTCTGTACTTGTAAGACAGCTTAGACCGCTAGATTTATTCCTGATATTTGCATCAGATGGCCTCTGGGAACAGTTAAGCGATCAGACAGCTGTAGAGATTGTTTTCAAGAACCCCAGAGCTGTAAGCTTTTTACACTTTTGTTATCCCAATTCTTACTTTACTTGTTTGTATAGCCATAGCAATGCGAGATAGTTTTTCCCCAGAGCTGTAATCCACTGGTTTACCAGGATTAACTGGATTTTGATTTGCAGGGAATTGCAAAAAGATTGGTAAGAGCTGCCCTTCAAGAGGCTGCTAAGAAAAGGGAGATGAGATATGATGACATAAAGAAAATTGACAAAGGTATAAGGCGTCATTTCCACGATGACATTACCGTGGTTGTAGTATATCTTGATCACCATGATGGCTCCTCAGAGCTCAGGTTTAAGCAGCATACTGCTGGCTCCACAACTTCACCGGTTGACATCTATTCGTTGAGTGCTGATGGATTGGAAGAAGATATGTAGGACACGAATCTGGAACGAAGAAATCCTTTGCAAGAAGGGAATCTGACATTTTTGGGGACGGTTTATatcattaaattttaaaaattcacaAGTATGGTCTTCTTATTTGTAGGAGGGTTTATATGAGTGGGGAAGAAAATTACAGAAGCACACACAATCTTGTAGATAAATGAGTCACTAATACATGCTGACTGGTCTAAGTTGATGGATGCATTTTCTCAATTAGTATTTAAGGTTTTTGCCCGAGCGAATTCCAGAATATCAAATTCCATTTTTTTGTAAGTTTTATCATAAACTTATTATACATGGTTATTTGCAACTTATGTTAATAATTTGAAGggcttttactttttttttttcaatcagcCATGCCAATTTGAAAAAATCTCCGTTTGTGCGCAGTGTATGCAAGTAACCTGCCACTTGCTCGTACAAAGTTTCTGTTCGCATTCCCTATCAACTCTTTTCGAtcaattttctgttttttttttccagatgcaGCACTCATTCGTCCCTAAcctaattacaaaataaatggtgaatcaatcttgaaaaataaatttgGACACTTTATTTATGACAATAACAATGAtgatattgaaaaaatatatattttcattgtattttttaaaatattcaatatgttttataaattaaattaatgattcattaaaaaaatattcttactttttttgttttctaattaatactaataattattttatcttgataacattaatttttattgtgTCTATCCTTGCTTattttatacatattttttaaaaaaaaaatgcaacttAGATGTGAATAatgtatataaagttatttacGTGTATATATATGTTTAGTTATAATTTGCATTATAAAAAAactcacaaaataaaaataaatgtgtATATGATTAAAATCgataatcttataataatttggttattaatatttaaaaaatatagataattttttttaatgaaaaattaatttaatttataaaactattaaatatttttgaaaattctatgaaaatatattttttgaatattATGTTTgatattgtcataaattaaaatGTCTAAATTTTTTAAGATTGATtcgctatttttttttttgtattttttatgtattttaaaagaaaaaagaaataaaaatagcatGTAGGAACTTAAATGATATAATTCGAAAAGGTTTAggacctaactgatacaaaatcaatttttttaaccTATGTGTTATAAAGTGTAAAGAATAGAAATTGCCGctgaaaaaaaatcatttaataaaTTGACTAGGCGCTCCGTAATCTTtcatatcttttattttattaatattttagcgTAATCCAAAAATACAAATAAGGGACTTGGTTCAAATATTtattctatttagt
The genomic region above belongs to Humulus lupulus chromosome 1, drHumLupu1.1, whole genome shotgun sequence and contains:
- the LOC133796265 gene encoding probable protein phosphatase 2C 63, translated to MLRSCYRPIERCFGRWCTGGGTDGLLWHTDLKSHAAGDYSIAVVQANSSLEDQSQVFTSPSGIYVGVYDGHGGPEASRFVNKHLFPYLQKFSMEQGGLSTDVIKKAFSATEEEFLRLVKRSFPARPQIASVGSCCLVGAISNDVLYVANLGDSRAVLGRKDSNTKKTQVVAERLSTDHNVGVEEVRKEVEALHPDDSHIVVYTRGVWRIKGIIQVSRSIGDVYLKKPDFYRDPIFQQLGNPIPLKRPVMTAEPSVLVRQLRPLDLFLIFASDGLWEQLSDQTAVEIVFKNPRAGIAKRLVRAALQEAAKKREMRYDDIKKIDKGIRRHFHDDITVVVVYLDHHDGSSELRFKQHTAGSTTSPVDIYSLSADGLEEDM